A region from the Bradyrhizobium sp. CCBAU 53340 genome encodes:
- a CDS encoding CaiB/BaiF CoA-transferase family protein: protein MTRPLDGVLVIAIEQAIAAPYCTRQLADLGARVIKIERPDGGDFARAYDTRARGLASHFVWTNRSKESVTFDLKRPGALEAVQRLIAHADVFVQNLAPGAAARLGLADGVLRSTYKQLITCNISGYGPNGPWEKRKAYDLLIQAEAGFLSTTGTPDAVAKAGISIADIAAGTMAFQGILACLLRRAKSGQGDHVEVSMLEAMVEWMGYPLYYAMDGAQPPARAGAGHATIFPYGPYETADGMVLFGLQNDREWAAFTTIVLQRPEWASEARFKGNAGRMKERAEIDAVICDTFRKLPSNEAISRLETAGIGTARVNDMSAVWDHPQLRSRKRWAYIETPAGPMPSLRPISGESWQPRMDPVPSLGQHTEAVLKEFGLTEFRES from the coding sequence GTGACGCGGCCACTGGACGGGGTATTGGTCATCGCAATCGAGCAGGCAATCGCGGCTCCCTATTGCACGCGTCAGCTTGCCGACCTCGGCGCCCGAGTCATAAAGATCGAACGGCCCGATGGTGGCGACTTTGCTCGGGCCTATGATACGCGTGCGCGTGGTCTTGCCAGTCATTTCGTCTGGACCAATCGGTCGAAAGAGAGCGTCACCTTCGACCTGAAACGGCCGGGAGCGTTGGAAGCCGTGCAACGGCTCATCGCGCACGCAGACGTGTTTGTGCAAAATCTTGCTCCAGGGGCAGCTGCCCGCCTAGGGCTCGCCGATGGCGTGCTGCGCTCCACATACAAGCAGCTGATTACTTGCAACATATCTGGATACGGTCCGAATGGGCCGTGGGAGAAGCGCAAAGCATACGATCTACTGATTCAGGCGGAGGCCGGCTTTTTGTCAACGACCGGCACGCCGGACGCCGTTGCAAAGGCCGGCATCTCGATTGCTGACATCGCTGCGGGCACAATGGCTTTTCAGGGCATTTTGGCCTGCTTGCTGCGTCGAGCCAAAAGCGGACAGGGCGATCATGTCGAAGTCTCGATGCTGGAGGCCATGGTGGAATGGATGGGATATCCGCTTTACTATGCGATGGACGGAGCACAACCTCCGGCTCGGGCGGGAGCTGGCCATGCCACGATCTTCCCATATGGGCCCTACGAAACTGCTGATGGCATGGTACTTTTCGGACTTCAAAATGATCGCGAGTGGGCCGCGTTCACGACGATCGTCTTACAACGGCCCGAGTGGGCCAGCGAAGCACGCTTTAAGGGCAATGCGGGCCGGATGAAAGAGCGAGCTGAGATCGATGCCGTCATCTGTGACACGTTCCGCAAGCTGCCGTCGAACGAAGCCATCTCGCGCCTCGAGACCGCCGGGATCGGTACGGCTCGCGTGAATGACATGTCCGCCGTGTGGGATCATCCGCAACTGCGCAGCCGCAAGCGCTGGGCTTATATCGAAACCCCGGCGGGCCCGATGCCATCTTTGCGACCAATTAGCGGTGAGTCCTGGCAGCCGCGTATGGACCCGGTGCCGTCCCTCGGACAACATACCGAGGCCGTCTTGAAGGAATTCGGTCTGACCGAGTTCCGCGAGAGCTGA
- a CDS encoding LysR substrate-binding domain-containing protein, whose amino-acid sequence MHFDLVDLRLLVLVVDRGGLAAAARHANLSVSALSERMKSLEERAGLQLFERTVKGTRPTSAGLEFAGHARSILMQAERLSGAVRSWRKRERGLIRMRANSNAIASFLPDVLASYLARHPDVTVDLQEQTSDLIAVAVRAGEADLGIAAENAQFEGLRTEPFGVDRLVVLVPPGHWLADYTSIGFAEVLNEHFIGLDEQASIQTYLADHARRLGRELVIRIRLRGFESVCRMVAAGAGVAVVPVSVISSSVKDAGARAVELSDNWAQRNLVVCLPVDRPVSDLVQRLIADIARSTRSRFAEIGGDAGPLRT is encoded by the coding sequence ATGCATTTCGATCTGGTGGATCTGCGGCTGCTTGTGCTCGTCGTGGACAGAGGTGGGCTTGCCGCGGCAGCCAGACATGCCAACCTCTCTGTTTCTGCGCTGTCCGAACGCATGAAATCGCTAGAGGAGCGGGCTGGCCTGCAGTTGTTCGAGCGTACGGTCAAAGGGACACGACCGACCTCAGCGGGACTGGAGTTCGCCGGGCACGCCCGCAGCATACTTATGCAGGCAGAGCGGCTGAGCGGGGCGGTCCGATCGTGGAGAAAGCGCGAACGGGGCCTGATACGGATGCGGGCCAATTCGAATGCCATCGCAAGCTTCCTTCCGGATGTCTTGGCGAGCTATCTCGCCCGGCATCCCGACGTGACGGTCGATCTCCAGGAGCAGACGTCGGATCTCATCGCGGTGGCGGTAAGAGCGGGTGAAGCAGACCTCGGAATTGCCGCCGAGAATGCGCAGTTTGAAGGGCTGCGAACGGAGCCATTCGGAGTGGACCGCCTTGTCGTACTGGTTCCTCCGGGGCATTGGCTCGCCGACTACACCTCAATAGGGTTCGCCGAGGTGTTGAACGAGCACTTCATCGGCCTAGATGAGCAGGCATCCATTCAGACATATCTCGCCGATCATGCGCGAAGGCTCGGTCGAGAGCTGGTCATCCGCATACGTTTGCGAGGGTTTGAAAGTGTTTGCCGCATGGTGGCTGCGGGCGCCGGCGTTGCCGTCGTCCCAGTAAGCGTCATCTCTTCTTCGGTGAAGGACGCAGGAGCGCGGGCTGTCGAGTTGTCGGATAACTGGGCCCAACGCAATCTTGTGGTCTGCCTCCCGGTCGATCGTCCCGTATCAGATCTGGTGCAGAGACTAATAGCGGACATAGCGAGGTCTACTAGGTCTCGATTCGCCGAAATCGGCGGAGATGCCGGCCCCCTGCGGACATAA
- a CDS encoding phosphonopyruvate decarboxylase: MSAAVHAESRVKAKEAARAGWQYELYDLLRRNNFTQFAYVPDAGHTVLINESLADAEVESIALTTEEEGVAMMAGAELGGARGVLLMQSSGAGNCVNLLSLIAGGRFPFLTLLSMRGDFGEGNPWQMPMGRAVEPVLEAMSVRCLRVDRPEDVVPVVSAAITMAFQGGEAVAVLLTQKLIGAKAF; encoded by the coding sequence TTGTCAGCAGCTGTGCACGCAGAGAGCCGCGTTAAGGCGAAGGAAGCCGCCCGGGCGGGCTGGCAATATGAGTTGTACGACCTGCTCCGACGAAACAACTTCACGCAGTTTGCCTACGTCCCGGATGCCGGCCACACCGTTCTCATCAACGAGTCGCTCGCAGATGCCGAGGTCGAGTCGATCGCGCTTACAACCGAAGAAGAAGGTGTCGCGATGATGGCGGGTGCCGAGTTGGGCGGCGCCCGTGGCGTGCTGCTTATGCAGAGCAGCGGCGCGGGTAATTGCGTCAACCTTCTCTCCCTGATAGCGGGCGGACGCTTCCCTTTCTTGACGCTCCTGAGTATGCGCGGAGATTTCGGCGAGGGTAATCCCTGGCAGATGCCGATGGGGAGGGCCGTCGAGCCGGTCCTGGAAGCGATGTCGGTTCGATGTCTGCGTGTAGACCGGCCTGAGGACGTCGTGCCTGTCGTCTCGGCTGCCATCACGATGGCCTTCCAAGGCGGCGAGGCAGTTGCGGTCCTCCTCACTCAAAAACTCATCGGCGCGAAGGCGTTCTAG
- a CDS encoding MaoC family dehydratase N-terminal domain-containing protein, whose amino-acid sequence MVDGHDYQEWIGRTVTQEDMVTASPIERLDATLETDHQLYSTGVALPPLAHWLYFLPNERQSTLGPDGHPKRGGFLPPIHDLPRRMWAGSRLTFKSPLRVGMHVKRTSTIESVTSKQGTTGPLVFVTVGHAVHDENGHLLLTDHHDIVYRDVTAPADRARSTAPKGPWHRSIVPDTVMLFRYSALTFNGHRIHYDRTYVFAVEGYPGLIVHGPLIATLLIDLVRRSLPSSVVVKAYSFRAVSPLFDGSELHLNGSPPDETGKILLWATNDRDELIMKAEATI is encoded by the coding sequence ATGGTTGACGGACACGACTACCAGGAATGGATCGGGCGCACAGTAACCCAGGAAGACATGGTGACAGCCAGTCCGATTGAGCGTCTGGATGCGACCCTCGAAACCGACCACCAGCTCTATTCAACGGGGGTTGCGCTGCCTCCGCTGGCCCACTGGTTGTATTTTCTACCTAACGAACGGCAATCGACATTAGGGCCTGACGGGCATCCCAAGCGCGGGGGCTTTCTTCCTCCCATCCATGACCTTCCCCGGCGGATGTGGGCGGGCAGCAGGCTCACCTTTAAGAGCCCGCTGCGCGTGGGCATGCATGTCAAGCGGACATCGACGATCGAAAGCGTGACGTCCAAACAAGGTACGACCGGCCCTCTGGTGTTCGTCACGGTAGGGCACGCCGTCCACGACGAGAACGGCCATCTACTTCTGACGGACCATCACGACATTGTCTATCGAGATGTCACAGCGCCCGCCGACAGAGCGAGATCAACTGCACCGAAAGGACCATGGCATCGCAGCATCGTGCCGGATACCGTCATGCTGTTTCGCTATTCGGCTCTCACGTTCAACGGCCATCGTATTCACTATGACCGAACGTACGTCTTTGCGGTGGAAGGTTATCCAGGCCTGATCGTCCATGGTCCGCTCATTGCTACTCTCCTGATCGATCTCGTTAGGCGCAGTCTCCCTTCCTCAGTGGTGGTGAAGGCATATTCCTTCCGCGCGGTGTCGCCGCTTTTCGACGGCAGCGAACTTCATCTGAATGGCAGTCCGCCGGACGAAACCGGAAAAATCCTGCTGTGGGCCACGAACGATCGGGACGAGCTTATCATGAAGGCGGAAGCTACAATCTAA
- a CDS encoding ABC transporter ATP-binding protein: protein MPTARSEDAAPSATGIDVRDVSKIFALGASEQTVALKPLSLTIRKGEFFSFIGPSGCGKTTLLRIIAGLTTPTTGGVFINGTQVTGPDSRIGMVFQKSTLLPWRTVLQNLLLPVEVTKSCSMQEARSRADRLLEMMGIAAFKNRSPDELSGGMQQRAAIARALITDPEILAMDEPFSALDEFTRERLNDELMGLQKSAQKTIIFVTHNISEAVFLSDRIGVMAPRPGRLDSIIEAQGFPAVRDASLRKKQEFFREVARARDAFDRLHL, encoded by the coding sequence GTGCCGACGGCACGCAGCGAAGACGCCGCGCCGTCGGCTACCGGCATCGACGTTCGCGATGTATCGAAGATCTTCGCGCTCGGCGCTTCGGAACAGACCGTGGCGCTCAAGCCGCTTTCCCTCACGATCCGGAAGGGCGAGTTCTTCAGCTTCATCGGACCGTCGGGATGCGGCAAGACAACCTTGCTCCGCATCATCGCCGGCCTCACCACCCCCACGACAGGTGGCGTTTTCATAAATGGCACGCAAGTGACCGGACCGGATTCACGGATCGGTATGGTCTTCCAGAAGTCCACGCTTCTACCCTGGCGAACGGTTCTTCAGAATCTTCTCCTTCCCGTCGAGGTGACGAAATCATGCTCGATGCAAGAGGCGAGATCGCGGGCCGATCGCCTGCTTGAGATGATGGGAATTGCCGCTTTCAAAAATCGCTCGCCAGACGAGTTATCCGGCGGCATGCAACAACGAGCGGCGATAGCTCGGGCGTTGATCACAGATCCCGAAATCCTGGCCATGGACGAGCCCTTCAGCGCGCTCGACGAATTCACGCGTGAGCGCCTGAACGATGAACTGATGGGTCTGCAAAAGAGCGCGCAAAAGACCATCATCTTCGTCACGCACAACATATCCGAAGCGGTCTTTCTGTCTGATCGCATCGGAGTGATGGCCCCAAGACCCGGGCGCTTAGACAGCATCATCGAAGCGCAGGGCTTTCCCGCTGTGAGGGACGCCTCACTCCGGAAGAAGCAAGAATTTTTCCGGGAGGTGGCGAGAGCCCGGGATGCCTTCGATAGGCTTCATTTGTGA
- a CDS encoding aldehyde dehydrogenase: MQHFEMVIGGKKRASKSQRRLETQNPFTSETWATVPQADASDVNDAVDSAHRSFVEGPWPRLTGKQRGVILHRVGDLVLKNIESLARWEIRDNGKTISEMRTQMQTMAQWYHYYAGLADKVHSSVIPVDPENYFNYTRYEPIGVVAAITPWNSPLRLLSWKIAPALAAGNTVVVKPSEFTSTSTLLFVDLLEEAGVPPGVVNVLTGYGSEIGPALVQHPLVAKISFTGGVDAGRKVYELAARHLKPVALELGGKSPNIIFEDADLDAAAAGAVGGIFSSTGQTCVAGSRLLVQETVLEQILEKLVRRGSGMRLGDPLDPATDIGPVATEQQFRKILSMIDTASSEGARLVLGGKRSHAPECGKGWFVEPTIYADVKNTMTISQQEVFGPVLSVIAFKDEEDAIRTANATNFGLAGGFWTKDVSRAHRVAARLQAGTVWINMYRKTDPAVPFGGYKTSGLGRESGIDAMKDFLQTKSVWLRLQ, from the coding sequence ATGCAGCACTTCGAGATGGTGATCGGAGGAAAAAAGCGCGCGTCAAAGAGCCAACGGCGATTGGAAACACAGAACCCTTTTACATCAGAGACCTGGGCGACTGTCCCGCAAGCCGATGCTTCCGACGTGAACGACGCAGTCGACTCCGCACACAGGTCATTCGTCGAAGGACCTTGGCCTCGGCTGACCGGAAAGCAGCGAGGGGTTATTCTTCACCGGGTTGGAGATCTCGTGCTGAAGAACATCGAGAGCCTGGCGCGATGGGAGATCCGCGACAACGGAAAGACTATTTCCGAAATGCGGACCCAAATGCAGACGATGGCGCAGTGGTATCACTACTACGCCGGCCTTGCCGACAAGGTCCACAGCTCCGTTATCCCCGTCGATCCGGAGAATTATTTCAACTACACACGATACGAGCCGATCGGCGTCGTCGCCGCGATCACTCCGTGGAATTCGCCGTTGAGACTTCTTTCCTGGAAGATTGCCCCGGCCCTCGCCGCCGGCAACACGGTGGTCGTCAAGCCATCAGAATTCACATCCACATCGACACTGTTGTTCGTGGATCTGCTCGAAGAGGCTGGAGTGCCGCCCGGCGTCGTGAATGTTCTTACCGGCTACGGCTCCGAGATCGGACCCGCGCTGGTCCAGCACCCACTAGTCGCCAAGATCTCCTTCACTGGTGGTGTCGACGCCGGTCGCAAAGTCTACGAGCTCGCCGCTCGCCACCTCAAACCGGTAGCCCTGGAACTGGGCGGGAAATCGCCTAACATCATTTTCGAGGACGCCGATCTGGATGCTGCGGCAGCCGGTGCCGTCGGAGGTATTTTCTCCTCGACCGGGCAAACATGTGTCGCGGGCTCCCGCCTACTCGTTCAAGAGACGGTGCTTGAACAGATCCTTGAAAAGCTGGTCCGGCGTGGAAGCGGCATGCGGCTGGGCGACCCGTTGGATCCAGCGACCGACATCGGCCCTGTCGCGACGGAACAGCAATTCCGCAAGATACTTTCGATGATTGACACAGCCAGCTCGGAGGGCGCGCGGCTAGTGCTTGGCGGCAAGCGATCCCACGCCCCGGAATGCGGCAAGGGATGGTTCGTCGAACCGACGATCTATGCCGATGTGAAGAACACGATGACGATTTCCCAGCAGGAAGTCTTTGGTCCCGTTCTTTCTGTTATCGCGTTCAAGGATGAAGAGGATGCGATCCGCACGGCTAATGCGACCAACTTCGGCTTAGCCGGGGGATTCTGGACCAAGGACGTAAGTCGCGCTCACCGCGTCGCAGCCCGACTCCAGGCCGGAACGGTCTGGATCAACATGTATCGGAAGACTGATCCTGCCGTTCCCTTTGGTGGTTACAAGACATCCGGCTTGGGGCGTGAAAGTGGGATCGACGCGATGAAGGATTTCCTTCAGACGAAGAGCGTGTGGCTCCGATTGCAGTAG
- a CDS encoding Glu/Leu/Phe/Val dehydrogenase: MSIYSGPVFEMASRQFTVIADHLAIPIDERSRLLLPKRAISVSCPIHCDDGSISVFEGYRVQHHLTLGPTKGGTRFAASVDIGEVAALAIWMSWKCALVGLPYGGAKGGIRVDPAKISHRELEALSRRYMQEMIPFVGPHVDVMAPDMGTNEQVMAWFMDTYSMYQGRTVTEIVTGKPVGAGGTLGRREATGRGVAHLAKRVLKDLSIDWSTATAVVQGFGNVGSYAALELSRSGVKIVGVGDHTGAFYDRAGLNVTQLIRHAARHGSLSDYHEAPRLDPAELLQLPCDVLVPAAMERVIDDRVARDLRCRVLAEGANGPTTPEADLVLERRRNEIFLIPDILCNSGGVIVSYFEWLQDLQQLFWEEEEVMRREYQILDRAFNDMVTRAARDNVSHRTAAMAIGVERVRAAKTTRGLFP, from the coding sequence ATGAGCATCTATAGTGGGCCCGTCTTCGAGATGGCTTCACGACAGTTCACCGTGATTGCCGATCATCTGGCAATTCCCATCGACGAACGCAGCCGCTTGCTTCTTCCCAAGCGCGCCATCTCGGTTTCTTGCCCCATCCATTGTGATGACGGGTCGATCTCCGTATTCGAGGGCTATCGAGTCCAGCATCACCTTACACTCGGGCCGACCAAGGGAGGAACGCGCTTTGCCGCTAGTGTTGATATCGGCGAAGTCGCCGCCCTCGCGATTTGGATGAGCTGGAAATGCGCACTGGTCGGACTACCCTATGGCGGCGCGAAGGGCGGTATTCGTGTCGATCCAGCGAAGATTTCCCACCGAGAGCTTGAGGCGCTCTCGCGCCGCTATATGCAGGAGATGATTCCGTTCGTGGGTCCGCACGTCGACGTCATGGCTCCCGATATGGGCACCAACGAGCAAGTGATGGCGTGGTTCATGGACACGTATTCCATGTACCAGGGGCGTACCGTAACGGAGATCGTAACCGGCAAGCCTGTTGGCGCGGGAGGCACCTTAGGGCGTCGGGAGGCGACAGGACGCGGCGTCGCCCATCTGGCCAAACGAGTTTTGAAGGATCTGTCGATCGACTGGTCGACGGCGACCGCGGTGGTTCAAGGCTTCGGCAACGTCGGCTCGTACGCGGCACTGGAGTTGAGCAGGAGCGGCGTCAAGATAGTAGGTGTCGGCGACCACACGGGCGCATTTTACGACCGTGCAGGCCTCAACGTCACACAGTTGATCCGTCATGCGGCGAGGCACGGAAGTCTGTCTGATTATCACGAAGCGCCCCGTCTCGATCCAGCCGAGCTCCTGCAGCTTCCTTGCGACGTCCTTGTGCCAGCAGCCATGGAGCGGGTGATCGATGATCGCGTGGCGCGGGATCTGCGATGTCGCGTGCTTGCTGAGGGCGCCAACGGCCCGACCACTCCGGAGGCTGATCTGGTCCTAGAGAGGCGCCGCAACGAGATATTCCTCATACCGGATATTCTCTGTAACTCGGGCGGCGTGATCGTGAGTTATTTCGAGTGGCTTCAAGACCTCCAGCAATTGTTCTGGGAAGAAGAAGAGGTTATGCGGAGGGAATATCAGATCCTCGATCGCGCATTCAACGATATGGTTACCCGCGCCGCTCGTGACAACGTCTCTCATCGAACCGCCGCCATGGCCATAGGTGTCGAACGAGTGCGGGCAGCGAAAACGACCCGAGGGCTTTTCCCATAA
- a CDS encoding acetyl/propionyl/methylcrotonyl-CoA carboxylase subunit alpha, which produces MSVRSILIANRGEIALRIIRACRTLGLRTIAVCSEADRGAAYLALADRAVCIGGAAADTSYLDIGAVMLAAAAVGADAIHPGYGFLSENGDFAEAVEGAGLIFIGPTSDVVRLMGDKIAAKAKMRELGVPCVAGSHGALPDDPQLCQACATEVGYPLIIKAAGGGGGRGMRIVRDSASLHQAIGATREEARRAFANPTIYLEKFLEHPRHVEIQVICDGGGEGVWLGARDCSMQRRHQKLIEEAPPPGVPEANIAELGERCVAACRAIGYRGVGTFEFLYQDGIFAFIEMNTRIQVEHPITEETSGIDIVREQIRVALGEPLGLRQSEVTCRGHAIECRINAEHPFDGIPSPGRVESWLAPGGPGIRVDTHIVAGSEVPSHYDSLIAKVIARGEDRSECIERMLSALADLRAEGIRLNTELHSVVLKDASFRDARLSIHSLEDILRRRASSDRR; this is translated from the coding sequence ATGTCGGTGCGGTCCATATTGATCGCTAATCGAGGCGAGATAGCGCTCCGGATCATTCGCGCGTGTCGGACGCTGGGGCTGCGAACAATCGCTGTCTGCTCCGAGGCAGATCGAGGGGCGGCTTACCTTGCTCTTGCCGATCGAGCGGTCTGCATCGGCGGCGCGGCGGCAGATACGAGCTATCTGGATATTGGGGCGGTGATGCTCGCAGCAGCCGCCGTTGGTGCCGACGCAATTCACCCCGGATACGGGTTCTTGTCGGAGAACGGAGACTTCGCGGAAGCGGTCGAAGGCGCTGGGCTCATCTTCATTGGTCCGACCTCCGATGTTGTCCGGCTAATGGGGGATAAGATCGCCGCGAAGGCGAAAATGCGCGAGCTCGGCGTGCCTTGCGTTGCGGGAAGTCATGGCGCGCTTCCCGATGATCCGCAGCTCTGCCAAGCGTGTGCGACCGAGGTTGGGTACCCTCTTATCATTAAGGCGGCGGGCGGCGGCGGCGGTCGCGGCATGCGGATCGTACGAGACAGCGCAAGTCTCCACCAAGCGATCGGAGCCACGCGGGAGGAGGCGAGGCGGGCATTTGCCAATCCGACGATCTACCTGGAGAAATTTTTGGAGCACCCGAGGCACGTCGAGATCCAGGTCATCTGCGATGGGGGAGGCGAGGGAGTATGGCTCGGCGCCCGCGACTGCTCGATGCAGCGCCGCCACCAGAAATTAATTGAAGAGGCGCCGCCGCCAGGCGTGCCTGAGGCCAATATCGCCGAACTTGGGGAGCGCTGTGTAGCCGCTTGCCGGGCGATCGGCTATCGCGGCGTAGGCACCTTCGAATTTCTCTACCAGGACGGGATATTCGCTTTCATCGAGATGAATACGCGCATACAGGTCGAACATCCAATAACCGAGGAAACCAGCGGCATCGATATCGTGCGCGAGCAGATTCGGGTGGCATTGGGCGAGCCGCTCGGACTTCGTCAATCCGAGGTCACCTGCAGAGGCCATGCTATTGAGTGCCGGATCAATGCGGAACATCCTTTCGACGGCATTCCTTCTCCTGGTCGTGTTGAGAGCTGGCTGGCTCCGGGCGGACCGGGAATTCGGGTCGATACCCATATCGTGGCAGGTTCGGAAGTCCCTTCACACTACGACTCCTTGATAGCCAAGGTGATCGCTAGGGGCGAGGATCGTTCGGAGTGTATCGAGCGCATGCTTTCGGCCTTGGCAGACCTGCGCGCAGAGGGTATCCGGTTGAACACCGAGCTTCACTCGGTGGTATTGAAGGACGCGTCCTTTCGGGACGCGCGCCTTAGCATCCACTCCTTGGAAGACATCCTTCGACGGCGCGCCTCGTCCGATCGACGGTGA
- a CDS encoding ABC transporter permease: protein MSSQAVRSESEIGSVPSILEGGRKFGAALLALGIALLLLAIWQLSSQYRLVSALILPSPALVAGALYEGVVGGRFLNDILVTFNETVLGFLFGTVVAITLGATFAYSGLLRRAGYPYVIAVQTFPKIAIAPLLIAWFGYGIGPKVIISALLAFFPVFTATLAGFTEVNSDMIDLLRSMKATRLQELRKLRLPFAMAFIVPSLDVAIVLALLGAIAAELVGGAAGLGQVIQQKSFTGDIAAVYAVLALTAAIGISLRSIVRTVTRALQSMAWG, encoded by the coding sequence GTGTCCAGCCAGGCCGTGAGAAGCGAATCCGAGATCGGCTCAGTCCCCTCGATCCTAGAGGGGGGCCGAAAATTCGGAGCAGCACTGCTAGCGCTCGGCATTGCGCTGCTGCTTCTCGCTATCTGGCAACTCTCGTCCCAATATCGACTTGTGTCCGCTCTGATCCTCCCGAGCCCAGCTCTGGTAGCGGGCGCGCTCTACGAAGGCGTGGTCGGCGGACGCTTCCTGAACGACATCCTCGTGACATTCAACGAAACCGTACTTGGCTTCCTGTTTGGAACGGTCGTCGCCATCACTCTGGGGGCGACGTTCGCATATTCGGGGCTCCTGCGGCGTGCCGGCTATCCCTACGTCATTGCTGTTCAGACGTTCCCGAAGATCGCTATCGCTCCCTTGCTGATAGCCTGGTTCGGATACGGCATAGGACCGAAGGTCATCATTTCGGCTCTACTCGCCTTCTTTCCGGTATTCACCGCTACACTTGCCGGATTCACTGAAGTGAACTCGGACATGATCGATCTGCTGCGATCGATGAAGGCGACGCGGCTACAAGAACTTCGCAAATTGAGGCTGCCCTTCGCGATGGCTTTCATCGTGCCTTCTCTCGATGTGGCCATCGTGCTGGCTTTGCTCGGAGCAATCGCTGCCGAACTGGTCGGCGGAGCCGCAGGTCTGGGGCAGGTCATTCAACAAAAGTCGTTCACGGGCGACATAGCGGCCGTTTATGCGGTCCTCGCTCTCACGGCCGCAATCGGCATAAGCCTTAGAAGCATCGTCAGGACGGTGACCCGAGCTCTTCAGTCAATGGCGTGGGGCTGA
- a CDS encoding thiamine pyrophosphate-dependent enzyme — MIMKANVGNPEFDERYVLDRREAVPALVGGHKEFLFIAGLAGTARDVTSLVNDGPSAYGLGGAMGAATMMGLGLALARPDRTVIAFCGDGELLMNVGSLATIGVRNPPNLRIVCVDNGHYGETGYQRSHTSLGVDLEKIAVGSGIRRTLTIGTAAELPKGSKLLRESEDAVFILMRVKPTDPPKFKRTLDPAVCRVRFKAALADAARAGG; from the coding sequence ATGATCATGAAAGCAAATGTTGGCAATCCGGAGTTCGACGAGCGCTACGTCCTTGATCGACGTGAGGCCGTTCCAGCGTTAGTGGGAGGTCACAAGGAGTTCCTGTTCATCGCGGGCTTGGCTGGCACCGCGCGCGATGTGACTTCGCTGGTGAACGATGGTCCGTCCGCCTATGGTCTCGGAGGGGCCATGGGGGCGGCGACGATGATGGGGTTGGGTCTCGCTCTCGCTCGTCCCGATCGTACCGTCATCGCCTTTTGCGGTGACGGAGAGTTGCTGATGAACGTCGGGTCCCTGGCCACCATCGGCGTCCGCAATCCTCCCAACTTGAGAATCGTTTGTGTCGACAACGGTCACTACGGCGAAACCGGCTACCAGCGCAGCCATACGAGTTTGGGCGTAGACCTTGAGAAGATCGCCGTCGGGTCCGGCATCAGGCGCACCCTGACTATCGGTACAGCAGCCGAGCTACCGAAAGGCAGCAAGTTGCTGCGGGAATCTGAAGATGCCGTCTTCATCTTGATGCGGGTCAAGCCCACCGATCCGCCGAAGTTTAAGCGAACTCTGGATCCGGCCGTGTGCCGCGTCCGTTTCAAGGCTGCTTTGGCGGATGCAGCTCGTGCGGGCGGCTGA